A region from the Salidesulfovibrio onnuriiensis genome encodes:
- a CDS encoding CoB--CoM heterodisulfide reductase iron-sulfur subunit A family protein → MSNNSILVVGGGFAGITAALEAAEVGHEVYIVETKPYLGGRVAQLKHYFPKMCPPSCGLEIQFQRIKKNPRVKVFTMAEVESVSGGPGNFDVKIKQNPRYINEKCTACGECAKAASTTVSSEFDFGTGKRKSAYITHPFAFPQRYVLDKDACDAGELEAIKNACSYGAVNLDDKERVFDLKVGSVVWATGWKPYDLSNLDNLGGGTLANVVSNMQFERLAAPNGPTGGKIVRPSDKAAPKRIAFVQCAGSRDQNHLNYCSYICCMASLKHVRYLREQYPDASVTVYYIDLRTPGRYDKFKAMTEKDPKLSLVKGKVAAIVEDGSKNPIVTVENAVTGIKSDEQFDMVVLATGMQPSMAGAQVPAGAPMDEEGFVVGGDEQGIIAAGCAKQPLDVMKTAQSGTSAAMKAIQTVVGR, encoded by the coding sequence ATGTCGAATAACAGTATTCTCGTTGTAGGCGGAGGATTCGCTGGAATCACCGCCGCCCTCGAAGCCGCCGAAGTAGGGCACGAGGTGTACATTGTAGAGACCAAACCCTACCTCGGTGGGCGGGTGGCGCAGCTCAAGCACTATTTTCCGAAGATGTGTCCTCCTTCCTGCGGCCTGGAAATCCAGTTCCAGCGCATCAAGAAGAATCCCAGGGTCAAGGTTTTCACGATGGCCGAGGTCGAGTCCGTGTCCGGCGGTCCCGGTAACTTCGATGTGAAAATCAAGCAGAACCCGAGGTACATCAACGAAAAATGTACTGCCTGCGGCGAATGCGCCAAGGCTGCAAGCACCACCGTTTCGAGCGAATTCGATTTCGGTACCGGTAAGCGCAAGTCCGCTTACATCACCCATCCGTTCGCGTTCCCGCAGCGTTATGTCCTGGACAAGGACGCTTGCGATGCAGGGGAACTGGAAGCCATCAAGAACGCATGTTCTTACGGCGCCGTGAACCTGGACGACAAGGAACGGGTTTTCGACCTCAAGGTCGGCTCCGTTGTATGGGCCACCGGCTGGAAGCCCTACGACCTGTCCAACCTGGACAACCTGGGCGGCGGCACGCTGGCCAACGTTGTCAGCAACATGCAGTTCGAGCGCCTGGCCGCGCCCAACGGTCCCACCGGCGGCAAGATTGTCCGCCCCTCGGACAAGGCCGCGCCCAAGCGCATCGCCTTTGTGCAGTGCGCGGGCTCCCGCGACCAGAACCATCTGAACTACTGTTCCTACATCTGCTGCATGGCTTCCCTGAAGCACGTGCGCTACCTGCGTGAACAGTATCCGGATGCGTCCGTCACCGTTTACTACATCGACCTTCGTACCCCGGGCCGCTACGACAAGTTCAAGGCCATGACCGAAAAGGATCCGAAGCTGAGCCTGGTCAAGGGCAAGGTCGCCGCCATCGTCGAAGACGGTTCCAAGAACCCCATCGTCACCGTCGAAAACGCCGTCACCGGCATCAAGAGCGACGAGCAGTTCGACATGGTGGTGCTGGCCACCGGCATGCAGCCGAGCATGGCCGGCGCACAGGTGCCTGCAGGCGCCCCCATGGACGAAGAAGGCTTCGTTGTCGGCGGGGACGAGCAGGGCATTATCGCCGCTGGTTGCGCCAAGCAGCCGCTCGACGTCATGAAGACCGCCCAGTCCGGCACCAGCGCCGCGATGAAAGCGATCCAAACCGTTGTTGGGAGGTAA